In Gossypium hirsutum isolate 1008001.06 chromosome D06, Gossypium_hirsutum_v2.1, whole genome shotgun sequence, one genomic interval encodes:
- the LOC107901427 gene encoding dnaJ homolog subfamily B member 4, producing MVNHLNQEPVPIFNQKKKGFSLREITRVLRSWRFRLKKSSSSDQPIYQPSQGPPDENGGGQKILRVSSWTSDSDGSRSEGQSSKGFFKYRSMDACFSRQDSTNSKGASKRSRSPSPSPSHSPSPKPSSQNKEGSLRRSTTTDRNGLFEPLSGSTSRPNGNPIMFSNSTGVVKPPPIEKQLECTLEDLCYGCTEKIKIKRDVITESGQRVEHKEMLSINVEPGWKKGTKITFEGMGNEVPRLYAADVTFVIAEKQHPVFGRDGDDLELTIEIPLVKALTGCCLPIPLLGGEKMELKIDEIIHPGYEKIITGQGMPTTKEAASRGNLKVRFLINFPTELTDEQRATAVRILGDSSS from the exons ATGGTAAATCATCTGAACCAAGAACCTGTCCCCATTTTTAATCAAAAGAAGAAAGGTTTCAGTTTACGGGAGATTACCAGAGTCTTACGATCATGGCGATTTCGTCTTAAGAAATCCTCCTCTTCCGACCAACCCATATACCAACCTTCCCAG GGCCCTCCAGATGAGAATGGAGGTGGACAAAAAATTCTCCGAGTTAGCAGCTGGACAAGCGATAGCGATGGGTCGAGATCCGAAGGTCAGAGTTCTAAAGGTTTTTTCAAGTATCGAAGCATGGACGCATGCTTTTCTCGCCAAGATTCTACAAACTCAAAGGGTGCAAGCAAGAGGAGCCGCAGCCCCAGCCCCAGCCCCAGCCACAGCCCCAGCCCCAAGCCTTCCTCACAGAACAAGGAGGGAAGCCTGAGAAGAAGCACAACAACAGATAGAAATGGCTTATTTGAGCCCCTGTCAGGAAGCACGAGTCGCCCGAATGGTAACCCCATCATGTTCTCAAACTCAACAGGGGTGGTGAAACCACCACCAATTGAGAAGCAACTCGAATGCACGCTTGAAGATTTGTGCTATGGATGTACCGAGAAGATAAAGATCAAAAGGGACGTTATTACAGAATCCGG GCAAAGAGTTGAACATAAGGAGATGTTATCAATAAACGTGGAGCCGGGATGGAAGAAAGGAACAAAGATTACATTTGAAGGAATGGGAAATGAAGTACCTCGATTATATGCAGCTGACGTCACATTCGTTATTGCCGAGAAACAACATCCTGTCTTCGGAAGAGACGGTGATGATTTGGAGTTAACGATTGAAATTCCTCTGGTGAAAGCTCTAACAGGTTGCTGCCTTCCCATACCTTTACTGGGTGGGGAGAAAATGGAACTGAAAATAGATGAAATCATTCACCCTGGATATGAAAAGATAATCACAGGCCAGGGCATGCCAACCACAAAAGAAGCAGCAAGCAGAGGGAACTTAAAAGTTAGATTCCTGATTAACTTCCCAACGGAGCTCACAGATGAACAACGAGCCACCGCAGTTAGAATTTTAGGGGATTCTTCTTCATGA
- the LOC107901426 gene encoding aldehyde dehydrogenase family 3 member H1 isoform X2, which translates to MASEVEKKAVFDIDSAKEVVQELRASFVAGKTKDYEWRRTQLKAMLKLMDENEPQIVAALRDDLSKPELESSIYEIAMLKNSCKLALKKMKHWMMPEKAKTSLATFPSSAEIVSEPLGVVLVISAWNYPFLLSLDPVIGAIAAGNAIVLKPSEISPATASLLAKLVANYMDSSCIKVVEGAVPETTALLEQKWDKIMYTGNGRIARIVMAAAAKHLTPVVLELGGKCPVIVDSGINLQVATRRIIAGKWGCNNGQACISPDYIITTKDYAVELVDSFKCELELFYGKNPLESKDLSRVVNSNHFARLLKLLDEDKVSSKIVYGGERDKSNLKIAPTVLLDVPQDSLIMNEEIFGPLLPIITIDKVEDSFDLITSGTKPLAAYMFTNNKKLKEKFVEKVSAGGLVINDTTVHLAEPTLPFGGVGDSGMGAYHGKFSFDTFSHKKAVLYRSFAGDAPLRYPPYTNGKLRLLKSLLGGSILGIIRALMGWSKA; encoded by the exons ATGGCTAGCGAAGTGGAGAAGAAGGCGGTTTTCGATATAGATTCCGCGAAGGAAGTGGTTCAGGAGTTGAGAGCTAGCTTCGTAGCGGGAAAGACTAAAGACTACGAATGGAGAAGGACTCAGTTGAAAGCCATGTTGAAACTGATGGACGAGAACGAGCCGCAAATTGTCGCCGCTCTTCGCGACGATCTTTCCAAGCCGGAACTCGAATCCTCCATCTACGAG ATAGCAATGCTAAAGAACTCTTGTAAATTGGCACTGAAGAAAATGAAGCATTGGATGATGCCAGAAAAG GCAAAAACTTCATTGGCTACATTTCCATCATCCGCTGAAATAGTATCTGAGCCATTGGGTGTCGTGTTAGTAATCTCAGCATGGAACTATCCTTTCT TGCTGTCTCTTGATCCAGTTATTGGAGCTATTGCAGCTGGTAATGCTATAGTCTTAAAGCCATCAGAAATTTCTCCAGCCACTGCATCATTGCTTGCAAAGCTGGTAGCGAATTACATGGATAGCTCTTGCATAAAGGTTGTTGAAGGGGCTGTTCCTGAAACAACAGCACTACTCGAGCAAAAGTGGGACAAAATAATGTATACAG GCAATGGAAGAATTGCACGCATTGTGATGGCAGCTGCTGCAAAGCACTTAACACCAGTTGTTTTGGAGCTTGGAGGAAAGTGTCCAGTTATTGTTGATTCAGGCATCAATTTACAG GTTGCAACTAGGCGGATAATTGCGGGCAAGTGGGGATGTAATAATGGACAAGCCTGTATTTCTCCCGACTACATCATTACGACAAAGGATTATGCTGTGGAGTTG GTAGATTCTTTCAAATGTGAATTGGAGCTATTTTATGGCAAAAATCCATTGGAGTCAAAAGACTTGTCTCGCGTAGTGAATTCTAATCACTTTGCCCGTTTGCTAAAGCTTTTAGATGAGGACAAGGTTTCAAGTAAGATTGTCTATGGAGGTGAAAGAGATAAATCGAACTT GAAGATTGCTCCCACTGTCTTGCTTGATGTCCCACAAGATTCACTGATCATGAATGAAGAGATATTTGGTCCATTGCTTCCAATTATCACG ATTGACAAAGTGGAAGACAGCTTTGATCTGATAACTTCTGGAACAAAACCACTAGCAGCATATATGTTTACCAATAACAAGAAGCTGAAAGAGAAATTTGTTGAAAAAGTCTCTGCAGGGGGTTTGGTTATCAATGATACTACTGTACAT CTTGCTGAGCCCACTTTGCCATTTGGAGGAGTCGGGGACAGCGGAATGGGTGCGTACCATGGGAAATTCTCCTTTGACACTTTTAGCCATAAGAAGGCTGTTCTTTATAGAAGTTTTGCAGGTGATGCACCTCTAAGATACCCACCGTACACGAATGGAAAGCTCAGGTTACTAAAGTCTCTTCTTGGTGGCAGCATATTAGGCATAATCCGTGCTTTGATGGGATGGTCTAAGGCTTAA
- the LOC107901426 gene encoding aldehyde dehydrogenase family 3 member H1 isoform X1: MASEVEKKAVFDIDSAKEVVQELRASFVAGKTKDYEWRRTQLKAMLKLMDENEPQIVAALRDDLSKPELESSIYEIAMLKNSCKLALKKMKHWMMPEKAKTSLATFPSSAEIVSEPLGVVLVISAWNYPFLLSLDPVIGAIAAGNAIVLKPSEISPATASLLAKLVANYMDSSCIKVVEGAVPETTALLEQKWDKIMYTGNGRIARIVMAAAAKHLTPVVLELGGKCPVIVDSGINLQVATRRIIAGKWGCNNGQACISPDYIITTKDYAVELVRLPVYVYICNLVLFNLSSQALFILQVDSFKCELELFYGKNPLESKDLSRVVNSNHFARLLKLLDEDKVSSKIVYGGERDKSNLKIAPTVLLDVPQDSLIMNEEIFGPLLPIITIDKVEDSFDLITSGTKPLAAYMFTNNKKLKEKFVEKVSAGGLVINDTTVHLAEPTLPFGGVGDSGMGAYHGKFSFDTFSHKKAVLYRSFAGDAPLRYPPYTNGKLRLLKSLLGGSILGIIRALMGWSKA; the protein is encoded by the exons ATGGCTAGCGAAGTGGAGAAGAAGGCGGTTTTCGATATAGATTCCGCGAAGGAAGTGGTTCAGGAGTTGAGAGCTAGCTTCGTAGCGGGAAAGACTAAAGACTACGAATGGAGAAGGACTCAGTTGAAAGCCATGTTGAAACTGATGGACGAGAACGAGCCGCAAATTGTCGCCGCTCTTCGCGACGATCTTTCCAAGCCGGAACTCGAATCCTCCATCTACGAG ATAGCAATGCTAAAGAACTCTTGTAAATTGGCACTGAAGAAAATGAAGCATTGGATGATGCCAGAAAAG GCAAAAACTTCATTGGCTACATTTCCATCATCCGCTGAAATAGTATCTGAGCCATTGGGTGTCGTGTTAGTAATCTCAGCATGGAACTATCCTTTCT TGCTGTCTCTTGATCCAGTTATTGGAGCTATTGCAGCTGGTAATGCTATAGTCTTAAAGCCATCAGAAATTTCTCCAGCCACTGCATCATTGCTTGCAAAGCTGGTAGCGAATTACATGGATAGCTCTTGCATAAAGGTTGTTGAAGGGGCTGTTCCTGAAACAACAGCACTACTCGAGCAAAAGTGGGACAAAATAATGTATACAG GCAATGGAAGAATTGCACGCATTGTGATGGCAGCTGCTGCAAAGCACTTAACACCAGTTGTTTTGGAGCTTGGAGGAAAGTGTCCAGTTATTGTTGATTCAGGCATCAATTTACAG GTTGCAACTAGGCGGATAATTGCGGGCAAGTGGGGATGTAATAATGGACAAGCCTGTATTTCTCCCGACTACATCATTACGACAAAGGATTATGCTGTGGAGTTGGTAAGGTTACCTGTTTATGTTTACATTTGTAATCTAGTTCTTTTCAATCTTTCTTCTCAAGCACTTTTCATTCTGCAGGTAGATTCTTTCAAATGTGAATTGGAGCTATTTTATGGCAAAAATCCATTGGAGTCAAAAGACTTGTCTCGCGTAGTGAATTCTAATCACTTTGCCCGTTTGCTAAAGCTTTTAGATGAGGACAAGGTTTCAAGTAAGATTGTCTATGGAGGTGAAAGAGATAAATCGAACTT GAAGATTGCTCCCACTGTCTTGCTTGATGTCCCACAAGATTCACTGATCATGAATGAAGAGATATTTGGTCCATTGCTTCCAATTATCACG ATTGACAAAGTGGAAGACAGCTTTGATCTGATAACTTCTGGAACAAAACCACTAGCAGCATATATGTTTACCAATAACAAGAAGCTGAAAGAGAAATTTGTTGAAAAAGTCTCTGCAGGGGGTTTGGTTATCAATGATACTACTGTACAT CTTGCTGAGCCCACTTTGCCATTTGGAGGAGTCGGGGACAGCGGAATGGGTGCGTACCATGGGAAATTCTCCTTTGACACTTTTAGCCATAAGAAGGCTGTTCTTTATAGAAGTTTTGCAGGTGATGCACCTCTAAGATACCCACCGTACACGAATGGAAAGCTCAGGTTACTAAAGTCTCTTCTTGGTGGCAGCATATTAGGCATAATCCGTGCTTTGATGGGATGGTCTAAGGCTTAA